The Elaeis guineensis isolate ETL-2024a chromosome 12, EG11, whole genome shotgun sequence sequence GTTCTTCTGGTTTGAAGAAGGATAAGAAGAGAGAGTCatatttcttttctctctctctctctcttattctctacctttttctttctttttctctcctttctcaaactttctctcttttttctctctctagtcgGATTAAGAAATTTTTGGGAATGGGATTCAGAGGACTTCAGGATGTGATGGTAGATCCCTGTCAATCCCAATAGATTGTCTTAGACCAATATAGTTGCTGTCACCCACCATACTAAAATTTCCTTAAACTTCCATCAAGCATCCTTGAACCTTTTTATTGACAAACACTCATTATATTATCTTTTAATTAATTGGATTCTTATTGATGATCGACTAGTTATTTTAATCCAAAACCCTTGGATTGTTAAACATTAGTACCTGGATTGTTGTATCATTTCTCTcttatattattctatcataattTTACTATAGTCCTCTGATTATTAATTTGAAGCTATCAAGGTGCAATCAACTAGACTAGAAGATGTTGAGCAAAGAAACTAATGCTATAATCCTAAATCAAGATAACACTCTAATCTTTATTTCTTAATTAGTCATGTATTAAGTAGGATCGAGAAATTTAGAATCAAGAATAATTCAGGTATTAGAGTTTGAAATTAAAAGTTCATAATAATTTTGTTGTTTCTTATGATGATGGTTAATCAAGGATGATGGAATGATATCGATTATTTGGATATGCTAGACATGAATTAATAAATAAGTGTGATCGAGTTTATCATCAGTAGAGATGAGCATCCTATACataatcaccattatatatactatttaTAACGTTGAATTTGCATCGTTAGATTCGTATTGTTGGATTTGGCTTTGCATGAGCATATATCATTTCCATATGATTTTTCTTCGTGAGTATATTACGTGTTGATTATTTATCTGTATCAATAATTGATGGTACAGTTATACGATTATGATATGCTTATCTTGAACATACTGTCATATGAAAATTGATTTAATGAAATCAACATAACATAATTGAATGAATAATAAATGGTTTGGACTAACCTCGTTATATGGATAGCCTCCACGAGCATATGCATGGAATAGTCttcaggagcttatgcttaggTAATCTCcatgagcttatgcttgggataaCCTCCACGAGCTTATGTGTAGAATAACCTCCATAGCTTATGCATATGATAGCCTCTACGGACTTATATATGGGATAGCCTTCAGGAGCTAATGCTTGGTATAGCTTTCAGATGCTTCCGTAtaggaatttgatgagatatagaTTGGGGCAtgattttggttagtcaaaagtcaaaaaaaaatattataaaatctaGATTATGGTAAGAGAAATAAATAACAAGATATATGAAATCAATACTGAATAAAAGGGTTTTATTTGTTGGCATATTGTGATATATCTTTTTTGATAAGATGGATGtttgatacatatttatataGATGTTTGaactattttgaattttgaatgtgcGCTTTTGTGCATTATATTTTTCACTTAGATATTATTTGTtgctatttttagattatattattatattggtgtggaaGTACAAAGATTTTTAGTGGGTTTTAAAGCTCACAAccctccttcctttttctttttcagagtTATATGATATATGTACTTGGCTATGGTTATGATTATGATTGAAAAGATTGAATAGATGGAGCATCGCTAATAGTGATTGGAtgactaaattttttataattatataagtcTTGTTATTtgttataaaattagattattattGTTTATTGATATTGTGGTTATAATAGATTTAAAGTCTTACATAATCTTTAGGATATTACTCTAGAGTTTATGCGGCCATGCCATATGTTCGATCTgaatattgggttcaggatatgACAACATGAGTTGTTCCTACACTCATTTTTACTCATTTACTCAGtttgccaaaagaaaagaaaaaggaaaaaaaaaaaaaaaaagagaaaactaagagatagaaaagagagaaagaagacaaAAATATTTTCCTTCTTGCATCCCCCTATCCAAAATATGtttattgatttttatgaaatgcATCCACGAGCTCAATGTGTGAACTCATTTTAAAGTATGGACGTAGCGGTCTATCAAAGCCCCCAAATAGATCGTTTTGAAAAGTGTTTTCCGCTTTTCTTCTTTACTTTCCAATAAAGGCTTCCTTGCAACACAAAGGCTCTTGATGACTAGATTGAGATGGACAGAAACTAATCCCACTTGAGAACCCGACTTGACCTTGTCTCGGCCGGATTTGGATCAGaacatttctcaaatttttggttATGTTTAGGTTAAACATTTTTGCCTCAGGTTTTATAAGTATGGAGTGTGAATGAGAGCTTAAACCTAGCTCCAATCATGAAGATAGAGTTTTCTTTGCATTGGGTTGGGTGTAATTGGATCGGGTCATAGTTGTAAGATGCGAATTTTTAGAGCTAGTGATTGGTCTAttctaattctctctctctctctctcttttcttttttttttttttttttatttttttatttggtgGGGTGTTGGGTGTTACTAAAGGGGGAAACAAAACGGGAAACATTGCCTAAAGTTTATGAAAAGAAAGATGAGATGCATTAACCATAACAGAGTATTTGATTCCATACGGCAGAGCAAGCATGGAGTTGAAATCAGCTTTTGCCTTCAAACTTGCTAAGAGATCGGCAAGCTGGTTTGCTTCCCTTAGAACATGGGAAGCACGGAAAAAGCTGCAGAGAAGCTGAGTGCTGAAGAATATCAAAAAGCAAGGTGTGAATTGCAATAATTGTAACAATTAGGTCAAGCTTGTTGGCCCGAGTCAATTTGGATGGGATCATATGAAGTATATTATGGGTCGGTTTGATTCGAGTTGGGTCAAAGTGCCGATCGATAGGCTGGATAATTGCATATATTATTATAGTAAATTGACTCAACCCAAACTTATCCAAGCAATTGCATATCATAAATTATCTAATGAAGAGTTTAAAGGAATTATTCTACAATGAATCGCATGATGCCAAGACAATCCATCCATCCATCAAGATCTTGGTCTTCTCAATCATTCTCAGAAAATAGGTTCCTAGTGTTGGCTGCAAGCGCCCACATTATCGATGTTCTGCCTACGATttgctacattttttttttttttccaaaaactcCCCTGCTTTCAAATGATCCATGAATAGAGAAAGTTCTTCTGCTCAGGTCTAATACCCCTCAAATTATTAATCCATGGTACTTCATCAAAGGCCAAACTTATATTAGAATAAGGAGAAAGATCACTAATTGGTCCAATTCAATCCTTAGTTGTTAGTGCATGTGCTACTACAGGACTTACAGTACTTAAGCACTGATAAAAGAATGGCAAAAGAAAcaataaacttaaaaaaaaaaatgatatttatgttGCCCCATCTCATGACCTTTTCACTTTTCATGTGAGGAAGCCAAAGGCATACAATCACCACCATGTGACCCAATCCTGTGCTGCTTTATTTCCCTTCAGCTTTACATGCATTTGGACCCGCATCCAAAATCCAAAATCCTATACACACCAACTCCATAATGGAGTATAAAGAAGTTTAATATAATTAAGATGCCACTAATCACATTATTACTCCAAGATCCAAAATCCAAATACATACCAACCTCATAATGaggtttaaatttcaaaattaagatCGATAAACACATTATTATTTGCAAATCCAAGATCCAAAATCCAAATACAAACCAAACTCTAAGCCAACGTAAAGGTTTAGAGAGAAGTTTCAATATCAAAACAGGCTAACAAGATTATTATAATTAAGATGCAACTGGTTATGTTAATAATAATTCATTAGAGATAATCACATTATTATTTACAAAGAGAGATCAACCaagctctctccctcttcctcctcctcctcttcttctggtTTGGATTCCTCCTCCGATTCGACGAGGGACGACTCGGCTTCTTTGCCATCTCTCTTCACCTCCTCAGGAGAGGCAAATTTCTCTTAAAAAACTAAggctaaaaataaaactaaaattaaatatgaaCTAATGCAACCACTGGTCCGCCCACCAAACAATCTCCCATCCATCCTAGAGAGAGGAGagtgaaaaaaaagaaattaaaaaaaaaaaatctcgatACACGCAGAGTGTTTGATGTAATGCCTCAGAGAGTCACCAAACGGGCTTCTCGGCGCACAGTAGAGGGAGGGATTCGGCGGCATGCCAGCCGGCGCCGCCCCGGTGGCCGGCATGGCAGCAGCAGCAGCACAAGCAAGAGGAGGACGCCGGCGAGGTCTTCTGGAAGTCCTCGAGGCTGAGGAAACGAGAGGACGACGGAGAGGAGGAGAGGTGGCGGAGAATGTGTTCGAAGAGGGACTCGTCGCAGGGGAGCGCGATTGGCCCCGGGCGGGAGGAGAAGCCGTACTCTTCCTCGGCCTGCCGGAGGAGCTGCCGGAAGATGGGGTGGTTGAGGTGCGCCGTGCGCACCACGAACCGCCGCGAGCTGCTCCCCACGCACACCGCCACGTGCCCCGCCGGCACGTCCACCGGCGCCGCCCGCGACGACGACGACGCCGATGACGCCCGCATCCGCCACCGCCGCAGCATCTGCCGCAGCCTCACAATGTGACGGATCGTGCTGCATTTCCCTGCTCCACTTCccattttcctctctttctctctctagaaaacctttcttttttttttttatttttcctccttcgctctctctctatatatatttgCTATCTTCTTGTCTTCAGGTTCTGGGAAGTggaaagggaggaggagaaaatgagGTTAACGATAGGGGAATATATAGATTGGTAGGAATGGAAATAGTCCTGGATTTGGTGATAATTACAAaagaacttttgattttttttaatgatttattaattttctcatttttattttattttgtcgtTGTGTTTTTGGGAAAAGTGTAGATTGGTTACTGAGAGGTACGGCATAGAATAGAGTCCAAAAGATACAGTATTTGTTTTGGGAAACAGAGCACGGTCATCTCCCACTCTCTATTTGTTACAAGAGGCGCATAGTTTTGAATGGAGCCCTCCTCCGGTGTCCTTAACCCCCACTTCTGcacctttttaaaatttaaactttaataGGCAGGGCAAGGAGAGGTTAAAGTATCAATCATAGTGGATTTTTTTGGATAATAATATAGTTTTTACTCATATTCAATCCTAACCGACAGGTATAAAAATTTTTCCACTCATTAGTACCTATAAGCTTCAGCAAGAACTAATTCGTTAAAATGActttaaatcatttttttttcttgaagcaTGAACTCATTTTGGATCATTTCGAACACTTTAATGCAACCAAATGCCAAAAATTGCTTGATATGATCCATCCTACTCCAAGCCAACTcgaagttctttttttttttatttcaaaaactaATTATACAATCTAATAATAACAAAATGCTCTCAAATAAAGCCTAATAACATTAGGCGAGATACAAGCTTTAATCTTCACgcaagctttttgaagtctaaatCAGAAAATCTGATCCATATATACAAATCGATACATATGAGGTGAGTTCaggcttagtttttttttttttttcaggaaaccCAGGGGCTTTTGGAACTGCGGGCGTGGGATGGGAAATGCTTGCATGCTTATTCTCACCGGATGTGAAGTTGGCGGGCAGATTCGCTTTTGGCGCGAGATGGAGTACGGGTCGTAAGGTCTGGGGAGGTTCACGAGGGCTTGCCTTCATTTGCTCTCGGTTTGTCGGTAACGTATTGGAAAGCTAACCATAGGCCTATCTTCTTATGTTATCTTAACTTTTATTTGCAGTCAGATTAGTGATTGGAtggtatattattttaaattttattagcaGGGAGATTAGTCATGAGATGCTGTGTTTCTCTAGGGACTCTCATTACTTTAATTTGTGATTTGGTCTTCTCCTACTTGGTAGGATTCATTGGTTAGAACGCCTTGAAATTTAAATCATtaatgagctttttttttttttttttttttgttattcgtAGTCATATATGCTTTGGTCTCTGGTCAACAACGAGCATGGTACCAAGGGATATATTGTTGGTAATCATTTATCAAAGCAAATGAGGCTAAAACTCTGCCAATTGTATATAAAAAATGGGGAAGTACATACAAGGGCCATTacatttgaattttataattgtCAGTAAAATCTAAATGCTAATTAAGTTTCCTTCCATCCTAGTCACTCTCATTATAATCTTCTTTCACAAAATGCTTGAGTTACTCTATATAAATCTAAAACTATAGTTATCTTGGTGGGAAGGGTTGAGGAAAATAAGCTGATATTATGTCAATCAATAAGATTTGAAAATGCTTTGAGATActaaagatattaatattttagtGGCTAATGTTTAATGAGATATTCATATTAAGAAATCTATCTTAAATGAGATAATAGTAATAATGTTAACAGGAGTTTGCTGCAAATGAGAGGTGGGTGACAAATGTTGAACCTTTATCCTCTTTCAACTTTTCATCCCTGAAAAAGGAAAAGTCACAATTTCCATATCTTCCGTTCAATATAATAAATTTACTGAAACTCAATTGATATGAAAAAGATTTTGTGAACTAATTGTTGTTCGATCATTGATCATTTACAAATGCATCACATATCTTTTGTTAGTCATGACAGGAAGTTGGGCCAATGAATGCATTGGAGTTAGAATGAGGAACTATTTCAAGAAAAAGGGGGAGTTGGATATGAATGCTCATGTTAGCTGAAGGTAGAGATTGGCATGATGCATGCATTTTGAGAGAAATTATTTCAGAAAAACTAAAAACTTTGTTTCGAAATGCTCATAATGGGATTGTCACACAATATGCATTTTAGAAATGAATCAATAGTAGGTAAGGGCTGTCTTTTGTAACATAGTGGTAAGTGTAACTACTCAATTTTTATGGAaacattatattaattttatggttaaaactaaatttttgataatttgtaAATGCTAGTCTCAATATTTCTTCATTGCACTTCCCTATTTTATTACAAATTAATGGTTACGACATCTTAAGAAATAAATTCTAAAATAACATATGGAAGTTTTCCTCAAAATTCATGCACTTTTCTAGAATCTCTTTCTAATGTTTTTATCCAGTATCTACAACCAACCAATTTAGATTGGAAATGAATCGGTgagaaaaaattgattataatatataaatttttgtatatatacatattattaaAATACATATCAACATGTGTTTAGTCTCACATCAACTATTTACTAGATAgatcttagatatttatatagaattgaaaaatctaaataatattttttgattaaatttttgtaAATGAGATCTTGagctactatatatatatatatatatatatatatatatatatatatatatatatatatatatatatatatagtttaagtcttattaattttttaaccaAAAAAATTATTCACATCAACTCTTTCCAACTCTCctatctcccacttttcttcgtTGAAACGAGGCAACTTGAATATGATATCTAGTTTCTCACAAGTTAAATTATCCCAAATTCTAGCACCGCTTGGCCATCCTTTGTTGATGTTGAtgaaatgagaaagaaatttttttttgcaatttaCATATCCGATAATGGCCAAGTAAACTCTTGGCTCCCAGTTGGCTCATCTCCAATTGATATCATGAGCTGAACAATTCAAATAAATTACACATCATCCATGCATCAATCAACAACAGATGATTCAATATAACAGTAGATGTAATTAGTTAAATTATAACCACATCTATCTATTTACCTATCCTATTCAATTGTCATACCGGCCAATTTAGGCTGACCCATCCTGCTGCAGCCTTGGAAGTTTTTATCATTATTATGAGTATGATATTattctttagagagagagagcgtgTGGCGCGGCGCAGATGAAACCCACCATGTGGGTGCTAGAAAGGTAGGTTGGGGCTCTAAGATGCCCCGTCCAAACCCTATAAACAATTCCAATCTCTGATTCCCCACCCATGTGCGAGCTGGACCATCTTCCCCATTCTCTAGTATTTCCCTTCCTCGCTTTCCTTTCTTAATTGGAGGCCAAACTACCATAACTCCCTAACTCAAGTAAACATGACATGCTTGGCTTCAATCAACAACAAAAGTGCTAGCTTCAAGATTAATTAATCATTTTTCTCTTCTTATGAGAGAAATTTTGTATGGCTTGGGCGTTATAATCATTCTTAGTTTTAGTTGGAAGGAATTACCAAGTAACATTGTGGGGACTCATTCTCAAGTATTTTTTTGAAGTTACATATTTCACAATGATGGTGGAGTCATGGCATAATGTAGGCTTAAATCTATTGTGGCAAGTGTTTAAATTCATGTTAAGTAAATTGTTGCTGTGAGAGTATATTCTCTAATACTAGATTATCGAGTAATGAAGAGCAGAGTTGTAAGTAACAATCCATGATCATATCATTCTACGTAGTCATTAGTCAAATTTGGCCAGACAATGAAATCAAATACAGAAGATCCATTGTCAGTCTTGGAAATAAATGTTATGAACCAAGAACATGATGTATAATATAATAACATATTTCACGACACATACACATGTACAATGTGTGACATGGGCTATATATATTAGCAAATTTATCATCTTATATTCTAGATTTGTTGTGTATCTACGCCTATGTATATGTGTTTCAcgtggttgttttttttttttttttgggggaaaaAAAAACTGTATTCCGGCGATTGAAAGCTCAAAACCTAATATTTTCATTAGGCTAAATTTTGTGATATCAGATAATCTATTTATTGTACACTTTTAACACAAGCTTTTATAATTATGCAGGTATTGATCATTGaatctgttatagcccaaaaaaaaaaaaaaaaaaaaaaaaaaaaaataataggggatcaaaaaccgggaagaagactcccggtaggagtcttcttctccggcgaaacccaagcgaatcaggaatcctaggacccctcggagtcctaggactctctataagaagaccccctctctttagaatcgatccatcgactcttttcccctcttttcctctccgattttttcgaagaagagccgcgatcccttgccttgttctcgccgtgactgctctccgacgaggCCACCGGAGGTtaaggcacggaagaatctcctagaagttagtcgatctgttcattcagtgctctgtgaaaggtaagtaatgaatcatcttctcgagatattccatatttattctgaaaataaataattattctctgaaattatgcatgatttatgaaattatgtttttaaagaaaagtgcttttgaaatgttatggtatatcgatttatgcacatatttagtgaaagattatgatatatattgtggtacaaagtgttttgatataaatcggatttatgctctcggcctaactatgtttcagtgggccccgtcaatggggattatacgttggtatttgtggaccctgccaatgggggttgtgtgctggtgtttgtggaccctgccagtgggggttgtgcgctggtatttgtggaccctgccagtgagggttgtgcgctggtattctgtggaccccgctaatgggggttaaacgttagtcatagtcaaggctgttgagttacgagtgttttgaatcgaatcagatttatgattatattatatatgaatatttgaaaatatttgatcagcatgaaatatactcttatgtttatttgcagcattattcttgaaaattagataatatctgaaatatctggtagagatatttgttacttactgggctgtctagctcattacctttctttctatttttcagattcagataattaatttcaagcgtgggaagaaatattgagacagagcttttaaaagcgagattagcattgtcaacttcattgaacttagatctattattttattgttagcaaaaaaaaatttattggatgtaagacatttgatttaattacttgaattacagttgaataataattatttgaatttattccgctgtgatatattgatatcgtgatgagatgccttgcatgcttatggagagagttcttcatgagtatgcggcggttgctgcgaccctcgattcacgatctcgggtcgggggcgtgacaattaatatggtatcagagcataagtggataaattatgacacataaaatttgacatagtatgagtgtaggtgggtaaacattagaaatattgggacgttagaatatgagcatcataataaacccatcctaacaaatagataaataaatctaataaggttttactactacaaggttaccatgcctccccgtagaatgacaagaactactcaaggaattgcaagagagacatcacaaccacgggatggtagcactccccatctgaccagtggcacccctcaggaggagggagtcgtagatcctaatggaagtgcttcgagagcacgtcaagaaccagatatgactcagttaatgcagaccctaatcaggatggtacaagcgcaacaacaaatacagcagcaaatatttgaacaacagcagatacaacgagatacacaacaacatcagcatccaccaccacaacatggagagcaaccagtacaacggaataacatttcagaatttaaaaagcttgctcctccagctttcaaggggactactgaacctttggaggctgataactggataatggagatggagaaggctttcgctgtccaagagtgtcttgatgaagaaaagattcgatatgcagcttatttactacaaggagaagcatacaactggtgtcagcgactacagcgcaagcatgaacaagacggtgaaatacttacctggaaaagatttcaaattgcattctatgatcagtattttcctcggagtataaggatccagaaagagcaagagtttattt is a genomic window containing:
- the LOC105054665 gene encoding auxin-induced protein X10A, whose product is MGSGAGKCSTIRHIVRLRQMLRRWRMRASSASSSSRAAPVDVPAGHVAVCVGSSSRRFVVRTAHLNHPIFRQLLRQAEEEYGFSSRPGPIALPCDESLFEHILRHLSSSPSSSRFLSLEDFQKTSPASSSCLCCCCCHAGHRGGAGWHAAESLPLLCAEKPVW